In the genome of Sphingopyxis sp. YF1, the window GCCACGATCCCGCCATCGCCGCCAGCCTGCGTGCCGACGACTGGCAGACGGTCGCGGCGCTGTCCGACGGCGATGATGCGCGCGCGCTCGGCTGTGCCTGGCGCCTCGGCCCCGACGGGCCAGTAGAGGCCTGAACCCGCCTCCGGGCTACGGCTGAAAAATCAGAAGTCCGACACCCCGAAGCGCGGAATCCCCTGGTTGACCCCCGGCGGATCGAGCACGCTCACGTCGAGCGCGACCGATTCGCCGATCCAGTGCGCCAGCGTCGTGTGATCGGCAAGGTCGTCGTCGGTCAGCGGATGGACGAGCGCGCGCAGCCCCGCCGCTTCGATCGCCGCGACGACCGCGGGCACCGCAGCGCCGAGGAAATGCACCTCATATTGCGCAATCGGATGCGGCCCCGCCGGACCGTCGGTCATCGCCCCGACGAACAGGATCGCGGGGTCGCTGTCGAAAGCTTCGCGCAGCATCGCCGCGGCGGCCCGTTCGGCGGGATTGTAATAGATATGGGCGTGGTGGGGCGCGTCGGGATCGGTCATCGCATCGATAGATCATGGCGCGGCCCGGCGGACAAGGTCTGGAGCGCCCACCCGCCCCCGTCCCCGCGGCAACCTCGCACCCGGTTGGCAGGGGTGCAAAATGGATTGGCGCGATGTCCCGCCGCCCTTGCCTCTGCGGCCAAATCCGCTAAGGCCGCGCCGGGCCGAAAATTGGCCGCTCAGCAGGACAGCATCATGGCAAATGTTACCGTCATCGGGTCGCAATGGGGCGACGAGGGCAAAGGCAAG includes:
- a CDS encoding DOPA 4,5-dioxygenase family protein; translation: MTDPDAPHHAHIYYNPAERAAAAMLREAFDSDPAILFVGAMTDGPAGPHPIAQYEVHFLGAAVPAVVAAIEAAGLRALVHPLTDDDLADHTTLAHWIGESVALDVSVLDPPGVNQGIPRFGVSDF